One Podarcis muralis chromosome 1, rPodMur119.hap1.1, whole genome shotgun sequence genomic window carries:
- the SYT8 gene encoding synaptotagmin-8 translates to MSNTSTTPSSPSNLTATTAVTTAQPSIIEDFLNKIPLPRWALIAIAVAVGLVLLLLLICIIKCCCCRKKRKKKEKVAFPSTNGSPTQATLIQPDIDDLEGGLQNEKRGQLQYSLEYDFRSQEMKVGVKQAADLKAMDSGGTSDPYVIAYLTSDMRKKYETKVYRKTLNPVFNESFIFKIPQADIAESTLVMQVYDFNRFSKHDIIGEMRIPLGDVDLQHVIEQWKELTEAGKMEQERLGEICFSLRYVPSTSKLTVVIVEAKKLKRMDAHGLSDPYVKVQLILNKKRWKKKKTSVKKNTLHPYFNEAFVFEVPLNLIQNVDLVISVWDRDKVSKDDQIGKLFLSCRATGNQLRHWSDMLANPRRPVAQWHSLQPVEDVDKTLGLKTRFKLPLPNS, encoded by the exons ATGTCTAACACCAGCACTAcacccagcagccccagcaaccTCACGGCAACCACTGCTGTGACCACTGCTCAGCCAAGCATCATTGAAGACTTTCTTAACAAAATTCCAT TACCCAGATGGGCTCTCATAGCTATTGCTGTCGCAGTGGGCCTGGTCCTCCTCCTCTTACTCATCTGCATCATCAAGTGCTGTTGTTGTAGGAAGAAAcgcaagaagaaagagaaagtcgCCTTTCCCAGCACCAATGGCTCACCCACCCAAGCCACTCTG ATCCAACCTGATATTGATGACCTGGAGGGTGGACTGCAGAATGAGAAACGAGGACAGCTGCAATATTCTCTGGAGTATGACTTCCGTAGCCAGGAG ATGAAGGTTGGAGTGAAGCAGGCGGCAGATCTAAAGGCTATGGACAGCGGAGGCACTTCTGATCCCTATGTGATTGCCTACTTGACATCTGATATGAGGAAGAAGTATGAGACAAAGGTTTACCGTAAGACGCTGAACCCTGTTTTCAATGAGAGCTTCATTTTTAAG ATACCCCAGGCAGATATAGCAGAATCCACACTGGTGATGCAGGTGTATGATTTCAACCGCTTCTCCAAGCATGACATCATTGGTGAGATGCGGATCCCTCTTGGTGATGTTGATTTGCAGCACGTCATTGAGCAATGGAAGGAGCTCACTGAAGCCGGCAAGATGGAG CAAGAGCGCCTTGGGGAGATTTGCTTCTCACTCCGATATGTTCCCAGCACCAGCAAATTAACTGTGGTCATCGTGGAAGCCAAAAAGCTCAAGCGGATGGATGCACATGGCCTGTCAG ATCCTTATGTCAAAGTGCAgcttattctgaacaaaaagagatggaagaagaagaagacaagtgTAAAGAAAAACACATTACATCCCTACTTCAATGAGGCATTTGTTTTTGAAGTGCCCCTCAACTTGATCCAG AATGTAGACCTGGTGATTTCTGTCTGGGATCGTGACAAAGTGTCCAAAGATGACCAGATTGGGAAGCTGTTTCTCAGCTGCCGAGCAACAGGCAACCAGCTACGTCACTGGTCGGATATGCTGGCCAATCCTCGCAGGCCTGTGGCACAGTGGCACAGCTTGCAGCCCGTGGAAGACGTTGACAAAACCCTGGGACTGAAGACTCGCTTCAAGCTGCCACTACCGAACAgctaa
- the LOC114599301 gene encoding uncharacterized protein LOC114599301: MESTAGIMMNKGPDSRKSGITGLLTKHLWKALRLSSPVALSQHCTGSCPDLIMSRNEVPEQKIVHREASSRPWSPMKTHQTLCLSLSSDNARQYSGLVSLENLDTQMKQAHSGGAASSTGSLERASLFCASVPSSSSTSIPSKPTGSPSKPKSSNSLFSPLLPKGSFEFSPNPSSVSSSKKRRNGSLKSGEASDPKPRELQAGFGFLEPVIARVTDFIYVGNLRAAYSGQVLCKNQIDSIIDVSSLPRDCRVSFIPCTCSRGPQHSWSRLKVHVQGPLEEERLSLQQPCFWDINRCLEASLEKRKRVLIHCRDGYSLAPTCVIQYLMVKHHMRLLAAYEFVRARYPVNIRECHQDLLVDLERSLWPGEVDMECSKQAMSRKMAWT; encoded by the exons ATGGAGTCAACGGCAGGCATAATGATGAACAAAGGACCAGATTCTAGGAAAAGTGGGATTACGG GCTTGCTTACAAAGCACCTTTGGAAGGCCTTGCGCCTGTCTTCCCCCGTGGCACTTTCCCAACACTGTACAG gttCTTGCCCAGACTTGATAATGAGCAGGAATGAAGTGCCGGAACAAAAGATAGTCCACAGAGAAGCTTCATCAAGGCCTTGGTCACCCATGAAGACTCACCAGACACTCTGCTTATCCCTCTCATCAGACAATGCCAGGCAATACAGTGGCTTGGTCTCTCTGGAGAACCTTGATACTCAG ATGAAACAAGCCCACAGTGGTGGGGCAGCCAGCAGCACTGGTTCCCTGGAACGGGCATCCTTGTTTTGTGCCTCTGTACCCAGTTCCTCATCCACATCCATCCCCTCCAAGCCAACAGGATCTCCATCCAAGCCCAagtcttccaactctttgtttTCTCCGTTGCTGCCAAAGGGCAGCTTTGAATTCAGTCCCAATCCGTCATCTGTTTCTAGCTCCAAGAAGCGCCGCAATGGGAGTCTCAAATCCGGGGAGGCCAGTGACCCAAAGCCAAGGGAGCTGCAGGCAGGCTTCGGTTTCTTGGAACCGGTCATCGCCAGGGTAACGGACTTCATCTACGTGGGGAACCTCCGTGCGGCTTACAGTGGGCAGGTGCTGTGCAAGAACCAGATTGACAGCATCATTGACGTGAGCAGCTTGCCCAGGGACTGCAGGGTGAGCTTCATCCCTTGCACCTGCAGCCGAGGGCCCCAGCATAGCTGGTCCCGCCTGAAGGTGCACGTCCAGGGGCCTTTGGAGGAGGAGCGCCTTTCTCTGCAGCAGCCGTGCTTCTGGGACATCAACCGGTGCCTTGAGGCCTCGCTGGAGAAAAGGAAGCGGGTTCTGATTCACTGCAGGGATGGCTACTCCCTGGCTCCTACCTGCGTCATCCAGTACCTGATGGTCAAGCACCACATGAGGCTGCTGGCTGCTTATGAGTTTGTCAGAGCAAGGTACCCAGTCAACATCCGGGAGTGTCACCAAGACCTGCTGGTGGACCTAGAGAGGTCTCTGTGGCCTGGAGAGGTGGACATGGAGTGCTCTAAACAAGCCATGTCAAGGAAGATGGCATGGACATAG